Below is a genomic region from Anaerolineales bacterium.
CGATGATGGGATTGCCCGTCGCCCGGGCCAGGGCGAAGTGAAAATCCAGGTCCGCGCGGGCGAACTCCCGCAGCCTTCCTTTTGTCTTGGTCATCGTCCGGTAGGCGGATTCCAGTTCGGCGATCTCCTTTTCGCCCGCCTTTTCGGCGGCCAGGGCGGCGGTTCCCTTCTCGACGATCCTCCGGTATTCGAGGACCTCGAGCAGGTCGGTTTTGTCGAGGACGATCATCGGGAAAAGGGGGTTGAAGAGGATGTCCCCCGAGTAGCGCTTGACGAACGTACCGCCGCCCTGCCGGGATTCGACCAAGCCGAGCGAGGCCAGCATGTGCAGGGCCTCGCGCAGCGAAACCCGGCTCACCCCCAGCCGGCGGGTGAGGGCGTTCTCGGAGGGGATCTTGGATCCCGGCGGCCAAGCGCCGCCGACGATCTGATCGCGCAGCTGGCGGAAGACCTGATCCTTGACCCGGGCCCGCTTGACGCGGGCGAGCGACGGTTTCATCGGCTGTAACTTGTATGATAACTTACCATAATAGGGAAGTCAACGCGCGCCGGGCGGGAGGATTCTTCGGCGGGGGCGGCCGGTGCGGGCGGGGGGGATGCCGGGCTGAGGTTTTTGACGATCCTCCGGTTGTATGATTGAATCCGCCCGCGGGGATCTCCCGGTCCGGGCGCCACAAGAAGCCGGATCCGTTCCCGCGCTCGGTGCCGGATGGAATCGGGCCGGGCGCGGACAGCTTTTTTCGATCCGCGCTTGCGGAGGATGCGCATGAAGCCGTCCGGACAGGAAAACCAACGGTCCTGGAAGGTCGTCCGTTCCGAGCCGGGGCCGGATTTGAAAATCTTCAAGGCGCGGTTTGATTGGGTCGAGAACCCGCGCAATAAGAAAAATTTCCGGGCTGTGGTCCTCGAGACCCCGGAATGGGTGAACGTCGTCGCGCTGACGGACGAAATGCGGATCCTCGCCGTCAGTCAGTTCCGGTTCGGCGTGCGCCGGCAGTCGCTGGAAATCCCGGCCGGGTTGATCGATCCGGGGGAAGCCCCCTTGCAGGCGGCGATGCGGGAGCTGGACGAGGAGACGGGCTGCGCCGCCCGCGAGTGGAAATCGCTCGGCTGGTCGTTCGCCCAGCCGGCGTTCCTTGACAACCGGGCCCATCACTTCCTGGCGCTAGGCGTCCGCAAGGTCCACGAGCCGAAGTTGGACGAGGGGGAAGATTTGGATTGCCGTGAACTGACGCTGGCGGAGGTCCGCGAGGCGGTCCGAACGGGGCGGATGCGCAATTCCATGACCCTCCTTGCCCTGTCCAAAGTGTTCGACATGCGCGAGGAGGTCCTTGATATCGAATGAAGGGATCGAGGCCTTATAAGGGGCCGTCATCCCCGAGTGGGTTTATCGGGGATCCAGGGCGGACGGTTCAGGATACACTCCGATGGTTCCTGGATGCCCGCTACGAACACGCGGGCATGACGAGGGGTTGTCACCCCCGAGTGGGTTTATCGGGGGTCCAGG
It encodes:
- a CDS encoding FadR family transcriptional regulator encodes the protein MKPSLARVKRARVKDQVFRQLRDQIVGGAWPPGSKIPSENALTRRLGVSRVSLREALHMLASLGLVESRQGGGTFVKRYSGDILFNPLFPMIVLDKTDLLEVLEYRRIVEKGTAALAAEKAGEKEIAELESAYRTMTKTKGRLREFARADLDFHFALARATGNPIIVKVNDIIKSVLSVSMDRIVSTLGVSDGLAYHKRIVEAVKAHDAPLAESLMEEHVTRTIRRLKARNRNG
- a CDS encoding NUDIX hydrolase: MKPSGQENQRSWKVVRSEPGPDLKIFKARFDWVENPRNKKNFRAVVLETPEWVNVVALTDEMRILAVSQFRFGVRRQSLEIPAGLIDPGEAPLQAAMRELDEETGCAAREWKSLGWSFAQPAFLDNRAHHFLALGVRKVHEPKLDEGEDLDCRELTLAEVREAVRTGRMRNSMTLLALSKVFDMREEVLDIE